The Desulfosporosinus acidiphilus SJ4 genome has a window encoding:
- a CDS encoding formate--tetrahydrofolate ligase, translating to MKSDIEIAQAAVMKPITEIAQKLDLTEDDIELYGKYKAKVSLNVWNRLKDKPDGKLILVTAINPTPAGEGKTTTTVGLGQALWKMGKKAMIAIREPSLGPCFGVKGGAAGGGYAQVVPMEDINLHFTGDFHAITSAHSLLAAMLDNSIQQGNPLNIDPRQVVFRRVVDMNDRALRKIVIGLGGKTEGVPRESGYDITVASEIMAILCLASDLMDLKKRFGKIVVAYTYDGQPVTAHDLEAEGAMALLMKDAIKPNLVQTLENTPVFIHGGPFANIAHGCNSIMATKLGLKLVDYLVTEAGFGADLGAEKFFDLKCRFGGLKPEAVVIVATVRALKMNGGLAKDQLGTEDLGALARGVVNLEKHIENMAKFGVPSVVAINRFPTDTEAELNLVRERCQELGAEVALSEVFMRGGEGGIELAETVLRVLEHKESKFKVLYESDLCIEEKIEKIAKEIYGADGVVIDKGAQASIKKYVEMGYGNLPICMAKTQYSLSDDAARLGRPTGFTITVREIRLSAGAGFLVAITGAIMTMPGLPKRPAATRMDIDADGTITGLF from the coding sequence ATGAAAAGCGATATCGAAATAGCCCAAGCAGCAGTAATGAAACCAATCACTGAGATTGCCCAGAAACTTGATTTAACAGAGGATGATATTGAGTTATACGGTAAATATAAGGCTAAAGTCAGTTTGAATGTTTGGAACCGCTTAAAAGATAAGCCTGATGGCAAACTTATTCTAGTCACAGCAATCAATCCTACACCGGCTGGAGAGGGGAAAACAACAACGACCGTTGGATTAGGACAAGCTCTTTGGAAAATGGGCAAAAAGGCTATGATTGCTATTCGTGAACCATCTCTTGGACCCTGTTTTGGAGTTAAGGGTGGAGCGGCCGGAGGCGGGTACGCCCAAGTTGTTCCCATGGAAGATATTAACCTTCATTTTACGGGGGATTTCCATGCTATTACCTCCGCTCATAGTCTCTTAGCGGCGATGCTGGATAACAGTATTCAACAGGGAAACCCTTTAAATATTGATCCCCGTCAAGTTGTCTTCCGTCGTGTGGTCGATATGAATGACCGTGCCTTGCGCAAAATTGTTATTGGTTTGGGAGGAAAGACGGAAGGGGTTCCCCGTGAAAGTGGTTATGATATTACCGTTGCTTCTGAAATCATGGCGATTCTCTGCTTGGCAAGCGATCTTATGGATCTTAAAAAGCGCTTTGGCAAGATCGTTGTAGCCTATACCTACGATGGACAGCCGGTGACGGCCCACGATCTCGAAGCCGAGGGGGCCATGGCCCTCTTAATGAAAGATGCCATAAAGCCGAATCTTGTACAAACGTTGGAAAATACCCCTGTTTTTATTCATGGCGGACCATTTGCTAACATCGCTCATGGCTGCAACAGTATTATGGCAACAAAACTGGGTCTCAAATTAGTTGATTATCTTGTCACTGAGGCTGGATTTGGGGCGGACTTAGGTGCAGAAAAGTTCTTCGATTTAAAATGCAGATTTGGCGGCTTAAAACCCGAAGCCGTTGTTATAGTGGCAACGGTTCGAGCTTTAAAAATGAATGGCGGACTTGCTAAAGATCAATTAGGTACTGAGGATTTGGGCGCCTTAGCGCGAGGTGTGGTTAATCTTGAAAAGCATATTGAAAATATGGCTAAATTCGGGGTTCCTTCTGTTGTTGCGATAAACCGCTTTCCAACAGATACTGAGGCAGAGTTGAATCTGGTACGCGAGAGATGTCAAGAGCTGGGTGCAGAAGTTGCACTTTCCGAAGTATTTATGCGTGGCGGTGAAGGCGGCATCGAACTCGCTGAAACTGTTCTTAGGGTACTTGAACATAAAGAATCCAAGTTCAAAGTCCTTTATGAATCAGATTTGTGCATTGAGGAAAAGATTGAGAAAATAGCCAAAGAGATCTATGGAGCTGACGGTGTAGTTATTGATAAAGGAGCTCAGGCTTCGATAAAGAAATATGTCGAGATGGGGTATGGAAACTTACCGATTTGCATGGCCAAAACACAATACTCTCTTTCTGATGACGCCGCACGTCTGGGACGTCCTACAGGTTTCACCATCACTGTACGTGAAATTCGACTTTCTGCCGGGGCGGGATTCCTCGTTGCCATTACAGGTGCCATCATGACTATGCCTGGATTGCCCAAAAGACCTGCAGCCACGAGAATGGACATCGACGCTGACGGAACAATTACAGGATTGTTCTAA
- a CDS encoding DUF2284 domain-containing protein, whose protein sequence is MSQDFNKLSLAAKSLGAAHTAIIDVQDIQFNEDFRMQCEQNSCGSYNKNWMCPPAVGPISELKEKVLKFKRGLLFQTVYQLDGSFDWEGMQEGTAQHTKIFREVCDTIKNTSAFQELLPLNVGPCTYCSRCAYLDGQECRFPEEAVYSVEAAGVDVMALEKSYGIPYYNGKNTISCVSLILFTP, encoded by the coding sequence ATGAGCCAGGACTTTAATAAGCTAAGTTTAGCGGCAAAATCATTAGGGGCAGCACATACAGCAATAATAGATGTTCAAGACATTCAATTTAATGAAGATTTCAGAATGCAATGCGAACAAAATTCTTGCGGAAGCTATAATAAAAACTGGATGTGTCCCCCAGCGGTTGGTCCAATTAGCGAACTAAAAGAAAAAGTGCTAAAGTTCAAGCGGGGGTTATTATTCCAGACGGTATATCAATTGGATGGCTCTTTTGATTGGGAGGGCATGCAGGAAGGTACGGCTCAACACACCAAGATATTCAGAGAGGTCTGTGACACTATTAAAAATACCTCTGCCTTCCAAGAACTTCTCCCCTTGAATGTTGGTCCCTGCACCTACTGCAGCAGGTGTGCTTATTTGGATGGTCAAGAATGCCGGTTTCCCGAAGAGGCTGTATATTCCGTCGAGGCTGCCGGGGTCGATGTAATGGCTTTGGAGAAGAGTTATGGGATTCCCTATTATAATGGAAAAAATACTATTTCGTGTGTAAGTCTCATTTTGTTTACCCCTTAA
- a CDS encoding uroporphyrinogen decarboxylase family protein, with protein sequence MLTKRQNLMETIKGGNPDRFVNQYEFMEIILELPSKLMADPGTEIKNDWGITFRWPEGQLGQFPVHDEEHKVLKDITEWRKYVKAPVINNSDEAWAAAVAHANSVDRKEQFVTAFVAPGIFEMCHHLMSMEDALMALYEEPEAMHELIDYLTEYELNYAKILIDRLHPDALFHHDDWGSQKSSFISPAMFEEFYLPAYKKVYGFYKQNGVELIVHHSDSYAANLVPFMIEMGIDIWQGVMTTNNTPELIKNYGKQIAFMGDIDSGVVDFPSWTPEIVAREVERACKNCGKLYFIPNLTQGLNFSSFPGVYEAASEAIDKMSKKMF encoded by the coding sequence ATGTTAACGAAACGGCAAAATTTAATGGAAACGATCAAAGGCGGAAATCCTGATCGCTTTGTAAATCAATACGAATTTATGGAGATCATCTTGGAACTGCCCTCAAAGCTTATGGCTGACCCGGGAACTGAGATTAAGAATGATTGGGGTATTACGTTTAGATGGCCGGAAGGTCAGTTGGGACAATTCCCTGTCCATGACGAGGAGCATAAGGTTTTAAAGGATATTACAGAGTGGAGAAAATACGTCAAAGCCCCTGTTATTAATAATTCTGACGAAGCTTGGGCTGCGGCTGTTGCTCATGCCAATTCCGTAGACCGTAAAGAACAATTTGTTACAGCCTTTGTGGCACCAGGCATTTTTGAAATGTGTCATCACCTGATGAGCATGGAAGATGCTTTAATGGCCTTATACGAGGAACCCGAAGCTATGCATGAGCTTATTGATTACCTTACCGAATACGAGTTAAACTATGCCAAAATATTGATTGACCGTCTCCATCCGGATGCCCTATTTCATCATGATGACTGGGGCAGTCAAAAATCCTCCTTTATTTCCCCAGCCATGTTTGAAGAGTTTTACCTTCCCGCCTATAAAAAAGTCTATGGATTCTATAAACAGAATGGTGTGGAATTAATTGTTCATCATAGTGATTCTTATGCTGCTAACTTGGTTCCTTTTATGATTGAAATGGGAATTGATATCTGGCAGGGAGTTATGACTACCAACAATACGCCTGAGCTTATCAAGAACTATGGTAAGCAAATTGCGTTCATGGGAGACATTGACAGTGGTGTTGTTGATTTCCCGAGTTGGACACCTGAAATAGTTGCCAGAGAAGTTGAGAGAGCCTGCAAAAATTGTGGGAAGTTATATTTTATCCCTAATCTAACTCAGGGGCTGAATTTTAGTTCTTTCCCAGGAGTCTATGAAGCTGCCAGTGAAGCCATCGATAAAATGAGCAAAAAAATGTTTTAA
- a CDS encoding corrinoid protein, with product MSKIEEVKANVEKGKAKIVPGLVQEALDEGNKAEMILQAMIDSMGVIGDRFSAGDIFVPEMLMAAKAMSKGVEVLKPHLVSDNTSSLGTCVIGTVEGDLHDIGKNLVKMMLESAGFKMVDLGVDVSAAKFIDAVKENEHVTLVACSGLLTTTMTAMKGTIQALKDSGLTGFKTIVGGAPVTAEYAAEIGADGFAPDAGSAAVKAQELVKA from the coding sequence ATGTCAAAGATCGAAGAAGTAAAAGCCAACGTCGAAAAAGGCAAAGCAAAAATTGTACCTGGGTTGGTACAGGAAGCGTTAGATGAAGGAAATAAAGCGGAGATGATTCTCCAGGCCATGATTGATTCCATGGGTGTTATTGGTGACCGCTTCTCAGCCGGAGATATTTTCGTACCCGAAATGTTGATGGCAGCTAAAGCGATGTCCAAAGGTGTTGAAGTCCTTAAACCCCACCTTGTAAGCGATAATACTTCCTCATTGGGTACTTGTGTTATTGGGACCGTCGAAGGCGATCTTCATGATATCGGTAAAAACCTTGTTAAAATGATGCTTGAAAGTGCCGGCTTTAAAATGGTTGACCTTGGCGTTGATGTTTCGGCAGCTAAGTTTATCGATGCTGTCAAAGAAAATGAACATGTTACCTTGGTAGCGTGTTCAGGGCTCCTGACCACAACCATGACCGCAATGAAGGGTACCATTCAAGCGCTGAAAGACAGCGGCTTAACAGGGTTCAAAACAATTGTCGGTGGTGCTCCCGTAACGGCCGAATACGCAGCTGAAATTGGTGCCGATGGGTTTGCTCCTGATGCAGGAAGTGCGGCTGTGAAGGCCCAAGAATTGGTCAAGGCTTAA
- a CDS encoding methyltetrahydrofolate cobalamin methyltransferase, translating into MIIIGEKINGAIPSVAKAIAAKDAEFIKNLAKIQSEAGANFIDVCASVEDSLELETMKWLIDLVQEVTDTPISIDSPNARICAEAIKFCQKPGLINSVSMEGDKIEVIFPIIADTKWECVALLCDDTGIPQTGEKRLEVFAEIMKKAKEYNIAPSRLHIDPLVQMLCTSEDGILTIMDVIKEIKKQYPDIHVTGGASNISFNLPARKLVNQAFIVLSMSSGMDSAILDPTNKDLMGMLYATEALLGMDEYCMEYIGAYREGKFGVKK; encoded by the coding sequence TTGATAATTATCGGAGAAAAAATTAACGGGGCGATTCCTTCCGTGGCAAAGGCAATCGCCGCCAAAGATGCGGAATTTATTAAAAATCTTGCTAAAATTCAAAGTGAAGCCGGTGCTAATTTCATTGATGTTTGCGCATCTGTTGAAGACAGTCTTGAACTGGAAACGATGAAATGGCTGATCGACTTGGTGCAAGAGGTTACAGATACCCCCATATCTATCGACAGTCCCAATGCACGCATATGCGCAGAGGCAATTAAATTCTGTCAAAAGCCCGGCCTTATTAATTCGGTGTCTATGGAGGGAGATAAGATAGAAGTTATTTTCCCCATCATAGCCGATACTAAATGGGAGTGCGTTGCTCTCTTGTGTGATGATACTGGGATTCCACAGACAGGTGAAAAACGTCTGGAAGTGTTTGCAGAGATTATGAAAAAGGCGAAAGAATACAACATTGCTCCCTCCAGACTGCATATCGATCCCCTAGTGCAAATGCTTTGCACGTCAGAAGACGGCATTCTCACAATCATGGATGTTATCAAAGAAATTAAAAAACAGTATCCGGACATTCACGTAACGGGTGGTGCCAGCAATATATCCTTTAACCTTCCTGCTCGAAAACTCGTTAATCAAGCTTTTATCGTCTTATCCATGAGTTCCGGTATGGACAGTGCAATCCTTGATCCCACGAACAAAGATTTGATGGGCATGCTCTATGCAACGGAAGCTCTTTTAGGTATGGACGAGTATTGCATGGAATACATCGGAGCCTACCGTGAGGGTAAATTTGGAGTGAAGAAATAA
- a CDS encoding IS110 family transposase, with amino-acid sequence MKDNTKYVGLDVSKEKIAVAIADEGREAPRYWGVCQNNSESIRKLMKQLGTPGQLKVCYEAGPTGYPLYRLLLSLGIECSVVAPSLIPTKPGERVKTDRRDAIRLSQLFRAGELTPIYVPTEDDEALRDLVRAREDSKEDQLRARHRLTKFLLRYDLNPPAGIKKWTAGYRDWLDALKFSRAAQSTVFQEYLHHLDEIEQRIKRLEAEIHDQATDSVHAPMIQALQTLRGVAELSATSLVAEIGSFTRFGSARRIMSYTGLVPSERSTGETRHQGKMTKTGNAHVRRILIEAAWSYRYTPAIKGEIRKRQQGKPPEITMIAWKAQDRLHRKYKRLMGRGKPSGKVIAAVARELAGFVWAIACEVEKAS; translated from the coding sequence ATGAAGGATAACACAAAATACGTAGGTTTAGACGTATCCAAAGAAAAAATAGCAGTTGCAATTGCCGATGAGGGCAGAGAAGCCCCACGCTACTGGGGTGTTTGCCAAAATAACTCTGAATCGATTAGAAAGTTAATGAAACAGTTAGGAACACCGGGACAACTCAAAGTTTGCTATGAAGCTGGCCCTACGGGGTATCCACTTTATAGATTATTGCTTAGTCTGGGCATCGAATGTAGCGTTGTAGCTCCTTCTTTGATTCCCACAAAACCTGGAGAACGTGTAAAAACCGATCGTCGTGATGCTATTCGCTTATCTCAATTATTTCGTGCTGGAGAATTAACCCCCATTTATGTTCCTACTGAGGATGATGAAGCTTTGCGAGATTTAGTTCGTGCTCGAGAGGATTCAAAAGAGGATCAGCTTCGAGCAAGGCATCGATTAACGAAATTCTTATTGCGATATGACTTAAATCCTCCGGCAGGCATAAAAAAGTGGACAGCAGGTTATCGGGATTGGCTGGACGCTCTGAAGTTCAGCCGTGCTGCACAGAGTACAGTATTTCAAGAGTACCTTCACCATTTAGACGAGATTGAACAGCGCATAAAACGGCTTGAAGCAGAAATTCATGACCAGGCGACAGATAGTGTTCATGCCCCGATGATTCAAGCGCTGCAAACCCTGCGAGGTGTGGCAGAGCTATCAGCGACCAGTTTAGTTGCTGAGATTGGATCGTTTACACGGTTTGGCAGTGCCCGACGAATAATGTCTTATACTGGGTTGGTTCCAAGCGAGCGCTCGACGGGAGAAACACGTCATCAGGGAAAGATGACCAAAACGGGAAATGCTCATGTACGACGTATATTGATTGAAGCCGCCTGGAGCTATCGTTATACACCTGCGATAAAGGGGGAGATTCGTAAAAGGCAGCAAGGGAAACCGCCAGAGATCACAATGATTGCATGGAAGGCCCAAGACCGGTTACATCGGAAATATAAACGATTAATGGGGCGAGGAAAACCAAGTGGGAAAGTAATTGCAGCCGTTGCAAGAGAATTAGCGGGTTTTGTTTGGGCGATAGCATGTGAGGTTGAAAAAGCATCCTAA
- a CDS encoding amino acid permease encodes MNLLRKKSIQELILESQQKSGLKKALGALDLTALGIGAIIGTGIFVLTGVAAAQYAGPALVLSFVFSGIACAFAALVYAEFASMVPVAGSAYTYSYAALGELFAWIIGWDLMLEYALACSTVAIGWSGYFVKLLEGLGVNLPAWGTLSAGSGGLINIPALVIALLITWLLSLGVKESTRVNNIIVAVKLFAVLVFIVVAIFYVKPANWHPFMPYGWNGVFRGAAIVFFAYIGFDAVSTAAEEVKNPQKDLPRGIIASLIVCTVLYIIVTAILTGAVSYTKLNVSAPIALALQLIHQNWAAGIISIGALGGITTVLLVMLYGQTRVFYAMSRDGLLPKIFSETHPKHKTPNKSTWLTGIIVAIVAGLTPIDILAEMVNIGTMSAFVFVSIAVIVLRKSQPDLPRAFRCPGVPVVPALAALFSLFLMFKLPGATWIRFVVWLFIGFIIYFMYGYKHSALNKTSKVNAD; translated from the coding sequence ATGAATTTACTTAGGAAAAAATCAATTCAAGAACTTATATTAGAGTCACAACAAAAAAGTGGCCTCAAAAAAGCGTTAGGAGCACTAGATCTAACAGCTTTGGGTATTGGTGCTATTATTGGAACAGGTATTTTTGTTTTAACAGGTGTTGCTGCGGCACAATATGCGGGTCCGGCCTTGGTGTTATCTTTTGTTTTTTCCGGAATAGCCTGTGCTTTTGCAGCTCTGGTTTACGCGGAATTTGCCTCAATGGTACCGGTGGCTGGCAGTGCCTATACGTACAGTTATGCTGCTCTCGGTGAGCTTTTTGCATGGATTATCGGCTGGGATCTAATGCTGGAATATGCTCTGGCCTGCAGTACAGTAGCCATTGGCTGGTCAGGATATTTTGTTAAACTCCTTGAAGGTTTGGGTGTTAATCTCCCTGCATGGGGTACTTTGTCTGCCGGATCAGGAGGTTTAATAAACATACCTGCCCTAGTCATTGCTCTTTTGATTACCTGGCTTTTGTCCCTTGGTGTTAAAGAGAGTACTAGAGTTAACAACATCATCGTTGCTGTCAAACTTTTTGCTGTTTTAGTTTTTATTGTCGTAGCCATATTTTATGTTAAGCCTGCTAACTGGCATCCTTTTATGCCTTATGGCTGGAACGGAGTATTCCGGGGTGCAGCGATTGTCTTCTTTGCCTATATTGGATTTGATGCAGTTTCAACTGCTGCTGAAGAGGTGAAAAATCCTCAGAAAGATTTACCACGCGGAATTATTGCTTCTTTGATAGTTTGTACGGTTTTGTATATCATCGTAACGGCCATTTTGACCGGTGCCGTGTCTTATACAAAATTGAATGTCTCAGCTCCGATTGCTTTAGCGTTGCAGTTAATCCATCAAAATTGGGCTGCAGGTATTATTTCGATAGGTGCGCTTGGAGGTATCACCACAGTACTGTTAGTTATGCTCTATGGGCAAACTCGGGTTTTTTATGCAATGTCTCGGGATGGTTTGCTCCCAAAAATCTTTAGTGAGACCCATCCAAAACATAAAACACCTAACAAAAGTACTTGGTTAACCGGTATTATTGTGGCTATTGTTGCGGGATTAACCCCCATCGATATACTGGCGGAAATGGTCAACATCGGGACTATGTCTGCGTTTGTCTTTGTTTCAATTGCTGTTATTGTCCTTCGCAAATCCCAGCCCGATTTGCCCCGTGCCTTCCGGTGTCCGGGTGTACCTGTCGTTCCAGCATTAGCTGCTCTATTCTCTTTATTCCTTATGTTTAAATTACCTGGGGCTACATGGATTCGTTTTGTCGTCTGGTTATTCATTGGTTTTATAATTTATTTCATGTATGGGTATAAACATAGTGCCCTAAATAAGACTTCGAAGGTTAATGCTGACTGA
- a CDS encoding YkgJ family cysteine cluster protein — protein MDHRRLVLDKDSEFSFQCHDGLDCFKKCCRDINIYLTPYDVLRMKNLLGISSEEFLEKYTLKVNMQTGFSVVQIKMSEEDDLKCPFITPKGCRVYRERPWSCRIAPVDMLGRGKYSFIFESSRCHGLNEKKTQTIKEWLHDQGLEIYDEMEQGFSEIPNYLKLTGDHETDEKITNLFFMACYDLDNFRNYLSNNAALLLEEMNLTEEMIDEMKQNDGDVALMKFGFNLLSLGTERLKTLNI, from the coding sequence ATGGATCATCGTCGCTTAGTTCTGGATAAAGACAGTGAGTTTAGCTTTCAGTGCCATGATGGGCTGGATTGTTTCAAAAAGTGTTGTCGTGATATTAATATTTACCTGACTCCTTACGATGTTCTGCGCATGAAAAATTTGCTGGGTATTTCTTCAGAAGAATTTCTGGAAAAATACACACTAAAGGTAAATATGCAAACCGGCTTTTCTGTTGTACAAATTAAGATGTCAGAAGAGGATGACCTGAAATGTCCCTTTATTACGCCAAAGGGGTGTCGGGTTTACAGAGAAAGGCCCTGGTCTTGTCGTATAGCGCCAGTGGACATGCTGGGGAGAGGAAAATATTCTTTTATATTCGAAAGTTCCCGCTGTCATGGATTGAATGAGAAAAAAACACAGACAATCAAAGAATGGCTTCATGATCAAGGCCTAGAGATTTATGATGAAATGGAGCAGGGGTTTAGCGAAATTCCCAATTATCTAAAACTTACAGGTGATCACGAAACTGATGAAAAGATTACTAATCTTTTCTTTATGGCGTGTTATGATCTGGATAACTTTAGAAATTATTTATCCAATAACGCTGCCTTATTGCTCGAGGAAATGAATTTAACCGAGGAAATGATAGACGAGATGAAACAGAATGATGGTGATGTTGCATTAATGAAATTTGGTTTTAATCTGCTTTCTCTTGGAACTGAACGCTTAAAAACGCTCAATATCTAA
- a CDS encoding C40 family peptidase has translation MFDKRNIYIICICIICIFSMPLEARAETQPQTQIQIQINSPNSSETNSSQSQDNTVIQNQNDNTEKTLQQYIAQEQGLNNDFNTQTEQELTLDVKILSLQQSLQTINDGIASDQASLEAQQTQLKDLQTKQTQLQKQRQEDSDKLGDILNTFYQSGNEQGGFLPFMEVLFDSTSMSDFLDRWEYISYVVNDYQHLNHAISISNTSITKQQTQINAKMASVKSSIQEKEKLQQTQQQLLATQQNLLGQVNSQEKATILSSFKVQSNIEQLTQEQSLESSLVEAGREAGINPTESGVLSTKIKQLVPVSANFQSILAYAEQYLGTPYVWGGTSPAPGFDCSGFVQYVYGNFGVKLNRVSEDQYQEGIGIPESDLKPGDLVFFSTYESGASHVGIYIGNNIMIDSEAYGVCFDNITNSYWSARYLGARRVVFFANE, from the coding sequence ATGTTTGATAAACGGAATATATATATAATATGTATTTGTATTATTTGCATATTTAGCATGCCTTTAGAGGCTCGGGCAGAAACACAACCCCAAACACAAATACAAATACAAATAAACTCTCCTAACAGCTCCGAAACCAATAGTTCTCAATCTCAGGACAATACTGTCATCCAGAACCAAAACGATAACACTGAGAAAACATTGCAACAATATATAGCGCAAGAACAAGGGCTAAACAATGACTTTAATACTCAAACTGAGCAGGAACTTACGCTTGACGTTAAAATTTTATCATTACAGCAATCCCTTCAGACAATAAATGACGGCATAGCGAGTGATCAAGCTTCTTTAGAAGCTCAACAAACACAACTTAAGGACTTACAAACTAAGCAAACACAACTTCAAAAACAACGTCAAGAAGATAGTGATAAACTAGGAGATATATTAAATACATTCTATCAAAGCGGAAATGAGCAAGGAGGTTTTCTTCCGTTTATGGAAGTACTATTCGATTCAACAAGTATGTCGGATTTCCTTGATCGCTGGGAGTATATTTCTTATGTAGTTAATGATTATCAACATCTAAATCATGCAATTTCTATTTCCAATACTAGTATTACCAAACAGCAGACACAAATTAATGCGAAAATGGCTTCTGTTAAATCTTCGATCCAGGAAAAGGAGAAATTGCAGCAAACACAACAACAGCTCTTAGCAACTCAGCAAAATCTTCTTGGCCAAGTTAATTCTCAAGAGAAAGCAACCATTCTTTCCTCATTTAAGGTCCAATCTAATATTGAACAATTGACACAAGAACAATCCTTAGAAAGCTCGCTTGTTGAAGCTGGGCGTGAAGCAGGTATAAATCCCACGGAGTCCGGGGTTTTAAGTACCAAAATTAAACAGTTAGTACCTGTTTCTGCTAATTTTCAGTCTATACTGGCATACGCCGAACAGTATTTAGGAACTCCTTATGTTTGGGGAGGAACTTCTCCTGCTCCCGGTTTTGATTGTTCGGGTTTTGTTCAGTACGTTTATGGAAATTTTGGAGTAAAATTAAATCGTGTTTCTGAAGATCAGTATCAAGAAGGCATTGGGATTCCTGAATCGGATCTAAAACCAGGTGATCTTGTTTTTTTCAGCACTTACGAATCGGGTGCATCTCATGTAGGTATTTATATCGGCAACAATATTATGATTGATTCTGAGGCTTATGGCGTTTGTTTTGACAATATAACAAATTCATACTGGTCTGCTCGTTATCTGGGTGCGCGTCGTGTTGTATTTTTTGCGAACGAATAA
- a CDS encoding diguanylate cyclase: MTIKLSKVVAQKIVELIHVQSGFDVIVCDSTGTIIADSEKARIGQKHIGSCQILNSNRDYAVITAQEAEASNSHVKEGVNIAIEAEGVKIGTFGIAGPLEIVPPVARIAAGMIIMMLRDEELKDFIRNQVKVISSSVDQAANGEFNNIYELLKNTTENIANENDNCPEIYELIDRMSNLALKDTLTGTYNRRYINQKLPVDIISASLSEQSLSIIIADIDFFKKVNDSYGHVTGDHILKSFADILSGCIQRESDWISRFGGEEFLICLPGAGVEKAKEIAERMRSTIENEAIACGKHLIKITASFGVCSIKPSPRAPKINAEKLIECADHKLYIAKSNGRNRVES; encoded by the coding sequence ATGACAATTAAGCTCAGTAAGGTTGTTGCTCAAAAGATTGTCGAATTAATCCATGTTCAAAGTGGATTTGATGTAATAGTTTGTGATAGTACGGGAACTATCATAGCTGATTCCGAGAAAGCCCGGATAGGACAAAAACATATCGGAAGCTGCCAAATTCTAAATTCAAACAGAGATTATGCTGTTATTACCGCTCAAGAGGCAGAAGCTTCTAACAGTCATGTTAAAGAGGGGGTCAACATTGCCATTGAGGCTGAAGGCGTCAAAATTGGCACATTTGGAATTGCCGGACCACTGGAAATTGTGCCGCCTGTGGCAAGAATTGCTGCAGGTATGATCATTATGATGCTTAGAGACGAAGAGTTGAAGGACTTTATTCGCAACCAAGTCAAAGTTATAAGTAGTTCAGTTGATCAAGCTGCTAATGGGGAATTTAATAATATTTATGAATTATTGAAGAATACCACCGAAAATATAGCTAATGAGAACGATAATTGTCCGGAAATCTACGAGTTGATTGACAGAATGAGTAATTTAGCCTTGAAGGACACGTTGACTGGGACTTATAACAGACGTTATATTAATCAAAAGTTGCCGGTAGACATTATCAGTGCTTCTCTCTCAGAACAAAGTTTATCCATTATTATTGCAGATATTGATTTTTTTAAAAAAGTCAATGATTCCTATGGCCATGTAACAGGGGACCATATTTTAAAATCTTTTGCAGATATTCTTTCAGGATGTATTCAACGAGAAAGTGATTGGATTTCAAGGTTCGGAGGAGAGGAGTTCCTTATCTGCCTGCCTGGTGCCGGAGTTGAAAAGGCGAAAGAAATAGCGGAACGCATGAGAAGTACCATTGAAAACGAGGCCATAGCCTGTGGAAAACATCTTATAAAAATTACCGCTAGTTTTGGTGTGTGCAGTATCAAACCTTCTCCCCGCGCACCAAAGATAAATGCTGAGAAACTAATAGAATGTGCCGATCATAAGCTTTATATAGCCAAAAGCAACGGGAGAAACAGAGTTGAATCCTGA